One part of the Scatophagus argus isolate fScaArg1 chromosome 12, fScaArg1.pri, whole genome shotgun sequence genome encodes these proteins:
- the snx25 gene encoding sorting nexin-25 isoform X2, producing the protein MASGLHQVFDYAYRDYILSWYIPLSRDEGQLYSMLSEDWWQVIGQLRSRLADIDLVNVVCYDTIRTLHTHFTDLKAASARPEECARPFPLHPCLVSPDSELAFLRCVARILLLCLLPQKDAKSHTLRCCLTEVITTKVLKPLVEVLSDPDSINRMLLSQLEQREQQAEQQKKAYTYAASYEDFIKLISTSADVDFLKQLRYQIVVEIIHATTISSLPQLKKQKERKGKESAAMKADLLRARDMKRYINQLTVAKKQCEKRIRLLGGPNYENNEEGGADDSDEPQSQKILQFDDILCNPGYRDHFRVYMERVDKRALISFWELVEMLKTANKNEVPQIVGEIYQKFFVESREIPVEKFLLKEIQQSLVGNRGTQVFVRLQEQVAETMRERYYPSFLVSDLYERLIRRDEQQSHSQCSTEEKEEGCQGLEAGEEVCDEGSKGINEQASYAATKLRQLYDKLEYKRQALGSIQNAPKPDKKIVSKLKEEIGAMEREHSELQQHITRTDWWCENLGHWRATITTAEATEEGGETVACYSVCVSLAEGEETSNSRWSVQRKLTEFQMLHRKLTECFPSLKKLQLPSISKLPFKSIDQKFLDKSKTQLNAFLQRLLTDERLCQSEALYAFLSPSPEHLKVMSIQKKSSFSLASFLERLPGDFFSHTEEEADDDSDLSDYGDETDGRRDALAEPCFMLIGEIFELRGMFKWVRKTLIALVQVTFGRTINKQIRDTVNWIFSEQMLVCYISVFRDTFWPNGNLAPHVKVRTDSERSETKERARQKLLDNIPDALANLVGQQNARYGIIKIFNVLQEANANKHLLYVLIEMLLKEVCPELSAEVDNI; encoded by the exons TGGCAGGTGATTGGGCAATTGAGATCCAGACTTGCTGACATTGACCTTGTCAACGTGGTGTGTTATGACACCATCCgaaccctgcacacacacttcactgacCTCAAGGCTGCATCTGCaag ACCAGAGGAGTGTGCTCGGCCGTTTCCTCTCCATCCCTGTTTGGTCAGCCCGGACTCAGAGCTAGCCTTCCTCCGCTGTGTAGCCAGAATACTGCTGCTATGTCTGCTGCCACAAAAGGACGCCAAGTCACACACACTACGCTGCTGTCTCACTGAGGTCATCACTACCAAAG TGTTGAAGCCTTTGGTAGAAGTGCTGAGCGACCCAGACTCTATAAACAGGATGCTGTTGTCTCAGCTGGAGCAAAGGGAGCAGCAAgctgagcagcagaaaaaagcCTACACCTACGCTGCCTCCTATGAAGACTTCATCAAACTAATATCAACTTCTGCAGATGTCGATTTCCTCAAACAACTCAG GTATCAGATAGTGGTCGAGATTATTCATGCCACCACCATCAGCAGCCTGCCCCAGCTCAAGAAGCAGAAAG AGCGAAAAGGTAAGGAGTCAGCAGCCATGAAAGCAGACCTGCTCAGGGCCAGAGACATGAAACGATATATCAATCAGTTGACCGTTGCAAAGAAACAATGTGAGAAACGGATCCGACTACTCGGTGGGCCAAACTATGAAAATAATGAGGAAGGAGGGGCTGATGACAGCGACGAGCCTCAAAGTCAGAAG ATCCTTCAGTTTGATGACATCCTGTGTAATCCAGGTTACAGGGACCATTTTCGAGTTTACATGGAGAGAGTTGATAAGAGAGCTCTGATAAGCTTCTGGGAACTGGTGGAAATGTTGAAAACTGCCAATAAG AATGAAGTGCCCCAAATTGTAGGGGAAATCTACCAGAAGTTCTTTGTGGAGAGCAGAGAAATTCCAGTGGAAAAGTTTCTTCTTAAGGAGATCCAACAGAGCCTTGTGGGGAACAGAGGAACACAAGTCTTTGTAAGACTGCAGGAACAG GTGGCTGAGACAATGAGAGAGCGTTATTACCCCTCCTTCCTGGTATCTGACCTCTACGAAAGGCTGATCAGACGAGACGAGCAGCAAAGCCACTCACAGTGTAGCactgaggaaaaggaggaaggg TGTCAGGGTCTAGAGGCTGGGGAGGAGGTGTGTGATGAAGGCAGTAAAGGAATCAATGAGCAGGCCAGCTATGCTGCGACGAAACTCCGCCAACTGTACGACAAACTGGAGTACAAGCGACAGGCCCTGGGCTCCATCCAGAATGCACCGAAACCAGATAAAAAA ATTGTGAGCAAACTGAAGGAAGAGATAGGAGCCATGGAAAGAGAACACAGTGAACTCCAGCAACATATCACCAGGACTGACTGGTGGTGTGAAAACCTGGGGCACTGGAGGGCTACTATTACCACTGCTGAG GCTACAGAGGAAGGTGGCGAGACTGTAGcttgttacagtgtgtgtgttagcctggcagaaggagaggagacgTCCAACAGTCGCTGGAGTGTCCAGAGGAAACTCACTGAATTCCAGATGTTGCACCGAAAACTCACAGAG tgTTTCCCGTCATTGAAGAAACTCCAGTTACCGTCTATCAGTAAACTTCCCTTCAAGTCCATCGACCAAAAATTCTTAGACAAGAGCAAAACTCAGCTCAATGCCTTTCTCCAG CGCCTGCTGACAGATGAGCGATTGTGCCAGTCAGAGGCCCTCTATGCGTTCCTTAGCCCGTCCCCAGAGCACCTCAAG GTGATGTCAATCCAGAAGAAATCATCTTTCTCTCTGGCCTCCTTCCTGGAGAGGCTACCTGGTGATTTCTTCTCCCATACTGAG GAGGAAGCTGACGATGACAGTGACCTATCAGACTACGGTGATGAGACTGATGGGAGGAGAGACGCCCTGGCTGAACCCTGTTTCATGCTCATAGGAGAGATCTTTGAACTCAGGGGAA tgTTTAAGTGGGTAAGGAAGACTCTAATTGCACTAGTCCAGGTGACATTTGGACGAACCATCAACAA ACAGATCCGAGACACTGTAAACTGGATCTTCTCTGAACAGATGTTGGTGTGTTACATCAGCGTGTTCAGGGACACCTTCTGGCCCAATGGGAATTTGGCACCACATGTAAAGGTCCGAACTGACAGCGAACGCAGTGAAACTAAGGAACGGGCTCGGCAGAAACTACTTGACAACATTCCAG ATGCACTAGCAAATCTAGTTGGCCAGCAGAATGCCCGGTATGGAATCATCAAGATCTTCAATGTCCTGCAGGAGGCTAATGCCAACAAACATCTTCTCTAT GTGTTGATTGAAATGTTACTCAAGGAAGTATGCCCTGAACTCAGCGCGGAGGTGGAcaacatctga